TCTTGGCATGTTTCCAGATACCCGAGATTGTAACCCATCCTTGGTAAACGCTTTCTTTGATAGTGTGAATATGCACAATGTTTGCAATTCTTCTAGCCTCtcaaattctaatttctaGTTGCAACAATAGGCTGACTTTTTCTATGGTGATAAAAGAGCTTCTGGAAAAAGACATTACCGAAGATCTTCTCCAGCTTTATCTGACATAAGGTACAGATCACTTTCTGTTGCTCTTCCAACAGATCGCAGAGATGAAGTGCCAGGTTCTTTCACAGAAACTTCACGACATCTTGGGCCAGCTGTCAAGGAGCTTGCTCCTCATAACCTGCAAAGTCCACTGATAGAGGGCAAGGCCAATGCTGGAAGCAGTGTAGGCACACCCTCTATTCAATTGAAGAGAACATTAGGTTCCAAGCAGGGTGGGGTGTGGAATATGTGGCTGGATTTCAGTCATGTGATTGGAAAGATGGTATATGCTACTGCAATAGGCTGTATCTTGGTTGCCATGTTCAAGCTAATAAACTCGCAACAGTTGAGACTGGGAAATGGTTCTAGATGGAGGATGTATGAACAAAGAATTTCCGCAAACTCTCCTACCCTGACGGATTGTTCTACGGATTTTAGTTTCAGGCGTACAAAGCAAAATGGCATCATGAGACAAATCCAGAAAGTCTTTTCTCTTGTCAAAATGCAGTATAGGGACAATCCAGAATCTGCTGACCTACAAACAGCTTCTGTCTCTTCTTCAATATCAACTTATAGGTTTCCAATGCCGGTTGAAGATGCTGAGGCTATTGTCAAACAGTGGCAAGCAATTAAAGCTGAAGCACTTGGACCTAACCACAACATACGCGGGCTTAGTGAAATACTTGATGGACCAATGCTTGCGCAGGTGAGTTTCATTTCATGATTGTGGTGAAGAAGTGTACTTCAattaggggtgggtaggtaaggtataccttaccgaaaccaccataccgtatacctcaccgtaaatacggtatgcgaaaaagtcatacctttaccttaccaaagttttcggtataccgaacttcggtataccttatatTCGGTATGACAAATttccataccgataccgtacctcattttcggtataccgtaccgaagttcggtataccttacttttgcggtatacctgactttcaacatcaattaaaatagaaaattagagtttttaaaatattatttataattttaaaaataaattaaatataatttattcataattatatttatatttcacgatagatttataatttaaaaatatataaaatatattttatatacaattgtgtttatattattgtggtatataccttaatttacggtatataccttagtttacggtatataccgaatttcggtatgcagcggtataccgcggtatttgaaaattcatatcgttaccTTACCGCAATCTTttggtaaggtatcataccataccgaaagtcacggtataccaaaaattcggtattttcgatatattttcggtacgataagaCCGGTTtttcggtatttcggtatttttccccagccctaacTTCAATCTATATAGTCTTTGTCATATGCTATTACTAACTCCTGGTCAGTGGATTTGTTCTAGTGGCAAGCTTTAGCTGATACTGCGGAAGCCAAGTCGTGCCATTGGAGATTTGTTTTGCTGCACTTGACAATTTTACATGCAGAGATTTCAAGAGATGGGATTGGTGGAGAGATGGCGGACATAGAAGTACATTTGGAGGAGGCCGCTGAACTGGTGGATGAGTCCCTCCCTAAAAACCCATCTTACTACAGGTAAAATCTTCAGTGGTACTCTGGcaattctcttttcatttcagGTGTTTTGACTGACTTTATTTGCTATGAGCTACTCCATTACATGTGAATATTTACAGCCATCCATCAAAGCATTGTCTGATTAAGCCATAACTTGGCAGAAAGTAGAAACTCCTGCATAAGTTCACATTCTTTGGATTTTATGTTTATTGTGGCGAATCtgtaatttatgaattatcaaataatttccATGATGTGATGAAACAAAGTAGACCAATTAATTTGTTTCCTTGTGCAACTTAGCCTTTCATAATATCAAACTTATCTGGTGCAGCCCTTATAAGATACGTTATCTTCTGAAGAGGCAAGACGATGGCTCATGGAAGTTCTGTGAAAGCGATATTCTAACTCTGTCATGATCTTTGGTTGGAGGGGACTGCTGCCGTGTGTAATTCTCATCAGCCGATGCTCTTCATCCACGCCTGAATTTGACGAAAAACTGAGGAGCATCGTCCTCGGCATGGGGCTCCCCTCCTTCCTATAAGCTAGCCAGTTGTTAACTTAGTTAGGATATTCCATTTATTGTATCTTACCTTGCTATCAGTCTAAACCAGCAGCTAGTTATTGTAGGGGCTTGAGGTTTATAGCTGGACTTAAGATAGTTGTATCTTATTCCACCATCTATTGATTTGGTTAATTGAGCCATTGTTTGTTACAcccatatttttgtgggaaaaGATTGAATGATGCATAAACCAAGTTTGATGAATTTAGATGTTATACATATGCAAAATTGGTCAATAATCGTTTTAGTTGAATGCTTATCAGcactttattagtttattaacattgtttcattttcttattttattgtatcagaattttttttttcatgtattttCATTGAAGCGGATAGTGAAGGTTCTGATTGTTCGTGTTTAACCTTCATCAGTTTTTGCAAACTGGCAACTCTGGATACCATTTCAGTTCCTCAACTTCCTTTTTGTTCCACAGCCATTTCAGATTTGTTTAATCTTGAACTAGCTGAAGATGATGGCTGCCATTTGTGTACTCTATTCAAGTGATCTATTGTGTATGAAGTCGCGAATGTTTTCACATCACCAATCTACAGCTTCTTGCTTGCCAATTTTATGGAACGTGATTCAATCATGCTGAATACAAAAGATAAACATCATCTAGTTAAAGAGAAAGCGTATTTATCAACCAAGTTGTGTTTCATCGTGAAAAATGACACTTTTCATTTGAGAAAATTGATGGCCAGTTTTGTTTGGACATTGTAGTTAGTACATTTTGAacttaatatttataagagggaatatttttttagtccacgaactttgccaaagtattattttaggtccataaactttgaaaatatcatttgaggtctaccaactatgggttaatatcaattgaagtacttttttactatttttaagtttttttggacgaaaataccctcaatatctttaagtgtatatattttaaataaacttatcatatacttatattttttataaatattatttactagtatatatttttgatgaattttctaaacaTAATTtgacttcaatattatcacttaattttgtgacatgcaagaaaaaatccttattcattttttttttattaaagaaaagttctttattcaattttaaaattctttaatataaaaaattgaagtagcaattttacttgcatgttacaaaattaagtgataatattgaaggtcaagttatattttgaaaattctttaaaaatatattgtaaagatatctataaaaaaatgagtaatatgataagtttattaaaaatatataccctttaaaGTATTGAGGTTATTATCGTCcaaaaaaacttggaaatagtaaaaaagtacttcaaatgatattcactcatagttgatggatctcaaatgatattttcaaagttcacggatctaaaatgatactttggcaaaatttgtagaccaaaaaagatgttccctctattTATAAATGGTTATGTAACCCTTTTCCATGTATTCAAATTTACACTACAAAGTTGCTCAAAGTCTTCAGCTTTGGGCCATCTGCATcatgtctcttatccgtctcatctcttcactatttatgggccccactgtactcTTCaccccatctcttaactaagagacaacacctgcatcccttCATTTCTTAACCAtcccatctcttaactattcattcaattttattttttatttttctttccaacatattcaattaataaatacacacttcattaaataaaataaaattacaatttaaaatcctaaaaaaatataaaaaaacacataattaacatctaaaaataaataaataaaacataatttagaatactagaaattaaaaacacttaaattttaaaaactactccgccggcTAATCATCCCCCGAGGTCGGTGGCGGTGCACCTAAGTTAGATCGAGGCCGAATACCAAGTTGACTTCTCAGATGCTCAATGCCGTCAAGATGGGCTTCATATTAAGGATGCGTCATGCGGGAAGTGTCAGCCATCGTGGCGAGcaggtacatggacattagggtgttcgagcccgagcccgccTGGCTTGATTCGCCTCGGCCCCTCCCCTTAACCCTCCCTCtagccgccttcgccgccttggTCCCTTCGTGAACCGGAGGAGCGTCCTGCATCGGTGGCCCTGCCCTCAACCTCTTGTGAGGTGTTGCCTGACCCGCCCTCACTAGATGAGTATTGGCCACCCGCCGTGTGCTTCGTGCGTTTCGAGTTCGACCCCGTGCAAGACGGATACCGCCAGCTCACCTTTCAAGGTCTTTGACCGACGACCAAACATCGACATGTTTGAAATCTTTGGAGGTGTCGTCTTTAAAGACTCGCAACGCCGCTCTCAGAATGTCGGCTCCACTGAGTGCTTTGGTAATTCTCCGCTTCAGTCCTGAAGATCGCGCAAAAGTTTTTGACATCTCTGTCGCAGAATGCAGAATGaaagaaaagtagaaagaggagtatttatagaataaaaaaagaaaaaaataataaaaaaaatttaccatTCAAcgataatattattgtttaaaatatttttattttttttatttctgaaaatcaaatttaaaaaaaaatatttatgatgtCATAAatacgacgcccactcgcgggccggcgtAAGCCTATCGccagcgcgcgccacgtggcgcgctGGCTCGCCAGCGGCTTCTTTCATGCGAGACGCGCGACGAGCCCAGGACGAGACCGGACGAGATGGAGAGTTGCATCGCCGTCTCGATGCTGTCTCGAGATGCGGATGCCCTTAGGCACAACACAGATTTCAAAGAGAAATATGTGGACTAATTACTTGCATTTTAAACCACCGCATACCAAATTTGACTGAGGAAATTTTCCAAGTCCAATGCTGCCAAATGAAGCTGTATTTTTGGTTGGATGTTTGAAACGAATAATGCATACTGTGGGGCTTCCGACAGCGACAGCTTATGAATTATCACTTTCATTTCGTGTTTTGCCAACCTGATAAACCCAGCAAGAAAAGACAGAATCTTTGATGGAGAAAACGAGGGATCGTGAGCTGGAAGATGTAGCACGTATTCtcaatgtgtgtgtgttttgaaGAGGATTGTCAAATGAACAGTTGTTGAAACCTGCAGAAAATGGGGAGCTAGGTGCAGTGAAGATGGGgccaaaattttgagaaacaGTCAAGGGGAAGCTCAGTGTTGGAGCCAAGATAATAAAGAAAGGGGGCAGAGAGAACATATTTAGAGACATATTTGGAGTGAGTGATGGACAAAAGTTGCTCAAAGCATCTCACTGTTATCTCTCAAACAACTTCAGCTCCAATTGCTGCCATTCTATTCATCTCCACACATAAACTGTCCACTCCTCTTCAGGAGACCTTATTATACACTACTCACTGCTTCCtccgtccgtcattaggagtcccatttatagctggcacgagttttaaaaaatgttaaaaaaataggtgaaaaaaaattagtggaataagagtcccacttatgtatatatgaagtagttttaaatgaaatatgagtggaatgagttagtggaaggtgggatcctattaccatttatggtaaaaataaactGGAATTCTTATTCgtggatggactaaaatggaaaaatgagactcctattcacggacggatgagggagtacttaattcttattattatcatcagaATCGTTGTGGCTTTGAATTTTTGTAACTCCAGTGGAGTTGGACCTACCAGCCTACCAAGGCTCAATGGGCTATAAAAGAAGGCCTAATAGCTCTATAATtgaattgcaaaataaacCAAAGATGGCCCAGTCTTATACGATTATTTTAATCTGTAATTATACTTggtttaaaaatatttagtaataaaatcaTGAATCTTAGCGCTTTTGCAATGAATTTATTTGCAAGTATAGTGCGTTGCTAGCAAATGGGGAGTTCATTAATACCACTAATCAAAATGAAACGATTTGCTAAAATTAGAGCTGAATAAAGTTTTATGTTTTCTACACTATAAAAAATCTACactaatatcaaaatatattaaaaaaacgtTTGAATacttaaaaaagttaaaactcAGATATTATTCCTGCCTAAGAGTAACGTTTAAATATGGAATTCAAGAAACTAAACAAATTAAGATCATATttagagagggagagggagcaAATGaagttgtagtggatgttatCATTCAAGAAAACCCCAATAacctaaataaataaaattcaaagtatCCCAATGTGATACAGAAGAAGAAACCCTTTACAGAAATAGAAATACTTATATATAGGGATAGAGTGagcatatatatgtaaataattaatatgcagAGAACGAGGTCAGAAGCTTCCAGGCGGTGGTTTTGGATCATGATGATTATTAGCACCCGTCCCTGAATAATCTGTCACCTCCACATCCATTCTTCCTTTCTTCAACtgcaattttcaaatttataataaattactatttcatttttcaagaaaatgggAAATTTTAAGACTGACCTGAAATATTTCATGATACATATGCTGATTTGATGTATATCCATGAGTGAGTGATTTCAGGCTTCCTTCACAAGATCAAGTATACTTATTTAATTCACAATAATTtctaagaaaatattatttccgAAAGTACTTACTTGAAGATGGGACTCCAATGGTGGGAGGAAGAGAGGAGATGAAGGCAAACAACACCATAAATAGAAAGATTGTAGCTTTTTTCTCACCCATTTTATTACACTTTCatgtaaagagagaatattatagAATTTAAAGAGACAATGAGTTGTGAGAATATATATAGGTCTCTCatcaatgaaaaatgaaaagctATGTCaagtttatttatgtatacATCATGTGTTGTGGTTTGTGAGTGGGTAGAATAGTGGTGATGGGTGCAACAAAGTCAACTTTTAAGACACACATGTGGAGGAGAGGAGAGTGGCCACTTGCCTAACATTATCCCCTTCCTTAACTCAAGTGCTCCACCCACCTTTCTTCATCAAATATCTAATTTTGTTTGCCTCCATTTAATGATGTAGTAATTGTCCAGTATAAGTTAAATTCATTGTGTTCATATTCAACATCTTGTCCTAAAATTACATGGACTCCATCTAGCAGCCTATAATCTCTCTCTAATCAAGACATGTTCACATTATAAATGTCACCAAACAAAACACCATTGCAGGTGTGGACCCTTTGGGTTTTAGGTGGACGGTGCAGGATGACAAGTGACAACAATCATTTAAATCATGCTGCTTAATAATGATATGCAAAAAATACTGAGTATCATCTAGTTGATTCTTGAAATTTCTTGTAGCACTTCCTCTAATCAGTACATAAACCATCTTGTTTCAATCCATGTaaaattccaataaataaagatgGTAAAATTTGGATATAAATTTGCATTATATCTTGTTGAACATAAAATGAATAACAAGAAACATTAGATTAATTATGCCTTCTTGAACATAAATTTGAAAGGTGCAGAATCGGTGAGAGCCAAACGCCTGAGTCCATGTTGAACAACAATCCCAACCTCTTTGCATATAACCTTGCAGTAATTGCAGACGGTAGGGCAGAAGACAAGCTTATAATCCTCATCAAATTTCTCAATCTTGAACCAATTGCTTATGGTGTCACGCCCCGGATTCCCCTCAGCACCTCCCATGGTGATGGTGTAATTTTGGATGGATTCATCGAAATGCAGCTTCCAAACTGTGGACTGAACACAGATTGAGGCAGCGGAGAATTTGATGTTGTGATCAGTTGAAGTTCTGATTACCCCTTTTTTGGCATTGGTGGGGCGGAAGCTCAGTGGGAGGCCCTTCTTCACTTCTTGCTGCTCTTGGGCGACGTCGAGAGGGCAGGTTTCGTTGCCGGTGGCCGCCAGAGTCAGGCCTCCGCCGCGGCCCCGGATCACGGGGAGGATGTAGTACTCTGCTCCTGCGAGGAGCTGCTTCCCGGCGATGTCGAGCACCGGGGGTGGGGCTTCAGCGGCATCGGCAGCGGTAGCGGCGGCGATGAGAATGAAGAGGAACGAAAGATAAATGGTTTCCATGTTGGTGTTGATCATGATTTTTTGCATCAGATTTATAAGTTTTGAGAGAGTCAATCGCTTAGATTTGGTCAAATTTGGTGATTGGAAATCTATCCTAATCTATTCTTTTATTACGACACGTTGACTTTAGAGAGGATAAGATGACACGACACTAAGATCACAGCAAAGAAAGATccattattgattattttttcagaaaataCACAAACATTCTAATTAAGTGTATTATCTATGCCTTCTTGAACATAACCTTCAAAGGGCCATCACCATTGAGAACCAAACGCCTAACACCATCCTGCACGACAACGTCAAAGTCTCCGCACACGACTCTGCACGTGTCACAAACTCCGGGGCAGTGCACTATCTTGTAGTCGCTGTCAAACTCGTCGATCCTGAACCAGTTCCCAACTGTCTGACGGCCATAGTTCCCTTCGACCCCTCCGGTTGTTATGATATAGTTTGAGATTGAGTCGTCGAATTGGAGAGTCCATATGGTGGATTGAACGCACACGGAGGCAGCAGAGAATACAAAGTTCTGATCAGCTGAGACACGGACCACACCTTGGCTGGAGTTGGCAGGGTGGAACGTCAGCGGGAGGCCGTTATCCACTTCCTGTGGCTCTTGGACAACGTCTAGTGGGCAAGTCTTGTTGCCGGTGCTGGATAGGGTGAGACCGCCCCCTCTTCCCCGGATAACGGGCAGGATGTAGTAATCCACTCCTGCCTGCACCGGATTCCCATCTATGTCGACCACTGCAGCACCTTCATCGGCAGCTGAAGAGTTAACAGAAATGGACAAGAGAATCAAACAAAGAGGGAGGTAAGATGACTTCATTATGAGATGTATAAGTGTATATGTTAAAGAAATGGATGTGAGTTGCTCTTATAGGACTATTCCAACCCAATAATTGAATGAAGCTCAAGACTTTTCCCTCCTAGAGAGATGAGGCTGCACTGAAAAATCAAACTTACCTATATCCACACAGGAAACTATTTGAAGATGTAACAAGTTTTCAAACattcattcaattttgttCGTTGACATTGATCATATAGCTAAAAATTCAAGCCTCAGTGCGTGCACGTAAGAACTAATCCATATAGAAATGAAGTTAATTACTCCTAATAACAATACCTCACAAATTGTCTGTGCCTTCGTGATGAATCCATCAAACcatgataaaaatgataatctCAAGATGATTGCAAGAAAAGATTTGTATGTACTCTTGAATGCTCAATCAACCCATTCAAAACAATCACTATGTTCTCACTAACATAGTGTTCAGAAGATTCAGCAAGGAACTCATGAAAACCACCATTCACTTCAATCCAACTGCACCCAGGcgttttcttaattttttgatCTCTCATCATCTTTATCACGCTCACAGCCTCGTCCCACCTATTCTTGGAGCGATAGATGCTGAAAAGGAGCACGTAAACAGCATCATCATCGGGATCCAGTTCAAGCACCTTCTTCCCTGCCACTTCAGCTAGTTCGAAATTCCCATGTTGGAGACAAGCAACCAGAAGGGATCTCCAGATCACAGCGTCTGGCTTCATAGGCATCCGCTCAACCAACCACAAGGCCTTCTCCAAACGTCCTGCTCGGACAAAGAGATCTACCATACACCCGTAATGCTCAATCCACGGCTTAATTTGGTAGCTATTTACAAATCTTTCAAACAATCTCTCTCCTTCACTAACTAATCCTCCATGGCTGCAAGCGGACAAAACTGATAGAAAAGTAACTTCATTTGGAATCAGCCCTGATTCGACCATTGAATCAAAAACAACGAGGGCGTCTTTGCCCCTTCCGTTCAGTGCCAAACCAGATATCATAATGCTCCATGAAAACAAATCTTTCCTCCCCATGCTATCAAACAGCTTTATAGCTGAATCAAGATTCCCACTTTTTCCATACATGTCCATCAACCCATTATTCACGGTAGCATCCGAAGCGAACCCTTGGCGTTTGTTAATATATCCATGAACTGAACTTCCTAAATTCAGCGCCCCAATATCGGCACAAGCAGAAAGCAGAGCAACAACAGTGAAAGTAGTGGGATTGCAATAATGCTCTCCAGCATCTTCGTGTCTCATCTTCATGAACAACTCCAATGCCTCGAGAGAATTCTTGCTGCGAACGTGCCCTACAATCATCGCAGTCCAAGAGAACACATTTTTCTGCGGCATTTCATCAAAAACCTTCTGAGCTGAATCCATATCACTATTTACAATATATCCGTTAAGTAAGGTGGTCCAAATAGCCACGTCTTTATAATCCACGCCATTGAAAACTCGGTTAGCTAAACCAACCCTTTGATTTTTTCCATACATGTCGATCAACGCATTATGCACATTGGGCCTAGGATATTCTAGGTACTTTAATGCCATAGCGTGAATCGCTCTTCCATTTCTCAGATCCTTGCAGCGGGCGCAAGCAGAAAGAGCTGCAACTACGGAATGCGAGTCGGGTTTCGGGAAATTAGACAAAACCAAATCGGAAAATATCGTCAGCGACTTTCTAGGTCGTTTGATGTTGAGGTAAAGATTCTGAAGAGAGGTCCACGACCCCACATCTCGTTCAGGCATTTCATCGAATATCTTCCGTGCTTCAGCCACTTTGTTGAGTTTCGCATAAGCGCCAAGCAGTCCGCCTGCGATCTCCCGCGCGAAGACGCCAGCGGTGATGGAGTGGGCGAGAATTTCGTTGAGAAGACTGCAACGGGTTCCCCATTTTGCCAATAGATTTTTCAGCTCAACAATTGGAGCAGCCTGGGATTTGTGGATATGTGTCTGTAGCATTAAATCGGTCATAAAATTCCGACCCAATTTGTTCAGCACAAGAAAGAACGGATTTTGAAGTTGAACTCCTGTTGTAGTCGCTGTTGCTTCTCTATCTACAAAGTCCCCTTATTTTGCCCCATCGGGTTTATGGTCTGAGAAGTTCTTTCACCACTGGCCAGTTGTATTGCTCTATAAGATTctgtaattaaatcaaatttgtgAGATATATGTTCTTtacatttatcaaaatatacaagGAATTAGTGTTGAATTTAGTTGATTTATTGAGGATTAGCCTAGATTGATAAAAAAAGGAGGGGGGGGGGTGTAGAGGTTAAGTAGTTGTTGCTAAAATGGATTGGaactttcttgttttcttgaaaatataaGGAATGGTGCTTAACTGTTGGTCTTTTATCGACAGGATCAAGCTGCCGGTGCTTGTTGGCTCTCAATCCACAGCTGCTCAAGTTAATAGAAACAGCTATGCACCTAA
The nucleotide sequence above comes from Salvia hispanica cultivar TCC Black 2014 chromosome 5, UniMelb_Shisp_WGS_1.0, whole genome shotgun sequence. Encoded proteins:
- the LOC125188462 gene encoding kunitz trypsin inhibitor 5-like, yielding MINTNMETIYLSFLFILIAAATAADAAEAPPPVLDIAGKQLLAGAEYYILPVIRGRGGGLTLAATGNETCPLDVAQEQQEVKKGLPLSFRPTNAKKGVIRTSTDHNIKFSAASICVQSTVWKLHFDESIQNYTITMGGAEGNPGRDTISNWFKIEKFDEDYKLVFCPTVCNYCKVICKEVGIVVQHGLRRLALTDSAPFKFMFKKA
- the LOC125188463 gene encoding kunitz trypsin inhibitor 5-like, translating into MKSSYLPLCLILLSISVNSSAADEGAAVVDIDGNPVQAGVDYYILPVIRGRGGGLTLSSTGNKTCPLDVVQEPQEVDNGLPLTFHPANSSQGVVRVSADQNFVFSAASVCVQSTIWTLQFDDSISNYIITTGGVEGNYGRQTVGNWFRIDEFDSDYKIVHCPGVCDTCRVVCGDFDVVVQDGVRRLVLNGDGPLKVMFKKA
- the LOC125188461 gene encoding pentatricopeptide repeat-containing protein At2g22410, mitochondrial-like, giving the protein MTDLMLQTHIHKSQAAPIVELKNLLAKWGTRCSLLNEILAHSITAGVFAREIAGGLLGAYAKLNKVAEARKIFDEMPERDVGSWTSLQNLYLNIKRPRKSLTIFSDLVLSNFPKPDSHSVVAALSACARCKDLRNGRAIHAMALKYLEYPRPNVHNALIDMYGKNQRVGLANRVFNGVDYKDVAIWTTLLNGYIVNSDMDSAQKVFDEMPQKNVFSWTAMIVGHVRSKNSLEALELFMKMRHEDAGEHYCNPTTFTVVALLSACADIGALNLGSSVHGYINKRQGFASDATVNNGLMDMYGKSGNLDSAIKLFDSMGRKDLFSWSIMISGLALNGRGKDALVVFDSMVESGLIPNEVTFLSVLSACSHGGLVSEGERLFERFVNSYQIKPWIEHYGCMVDLFVRAGRLEKALWLVERMPMKPDAVIWRSLLVACLQHGNFELAEVAGKKVLELDPDDDAVYVLLFSIYRSKNRWDEAVSVIKMMRDQKIKKTPGCSWIEVNGGFHEFLAESSEHYVSENIVIVLNGLIEHSRVHTNLFLQSS